Proteins found in one Homalodisca vitripennis isolate AUS2020 chromosome 4, UT_GWSS_2.1, whole genome shotgun sequence genomic segment:
- the LOC124361168 gene encoding uncharacterized protein LOC124361168: MEGKETLCRVCGDKASGKHYGVASCDGCRGFFKRSIRRNLDYVCKEDGRCVVDVSRRNQCQACRFNKCLQVKMKKDAVQHERAPRSHQNSCLSSSRRFLTSYPLLYQPLSLPFTAPNYLPTSYSGLPLPHGSGPPGPRMFSNFYRVDHMEKEDEVTSSEEINVLEHPQPDPRVLPNRSPLVDMSCISSESTYESAAKLLQHPIIRLQLTVPTGTAEQVTSGGHELYILGEHLRVSCQTTTTSNNTTTTNCVTMLCCLQTHGPTGTAEQVTSGGHELYILGEHLRVSCQTTTTSNNTTTTNCVTMLCCLQTHGPTGTAEQVTSGGHELYILGEHLRVSCQTTTTSNNTTTTNCVTVLSTDPRVLPNRSPLVDMSCISSESTYEPTGTAEQVTSGGHELYILGEHLRVSCQTTTTSNNTTTTNRVTMLCCLQTTGTAEQVTSGGHELPTGTAEQVTSGGHELYILGEHLRVSCQTTTTSNNTTTTNCVTMLCCLQTHGPTGTAEQVTSGGHELYILGEHLRVSCQTTTTSNNTTTTNCVTMLCCLQTTGTAEQVTSGGHELPTGTAEQVTSGGHELYILGEHLRVSCQTTTTSNTTTTTNCVTMLCCLQTHGYCRTGSPLVDMSCISSESTYEPRVLPNRIPLVDMSCIFSESTYESAAKLLQHPTIRLQLTVTCSVYRPTGTAEQVTSGGHELPTGTAEQVTSGGHELYILGEHLRVSCQTTTTSNNTTTTNRVTVLSTDPRVLPNRSPLVDMSCISSESTYAPTGTAEQVTSGRHELYILGEPTGTAEQVTSGRHELYILGEHLRVSCQTTTTSNNTTTTNRVTMLCCLQTHGPTGTAEQVTSGGHELYILEEHLRVSCQTTTTSNNTTTTNCVTMLCCLQTHGPTGTAEQVTSGGHELYILGEHLRVSCQTTTALNTTTTTNRVTVLSTDQRVLPNRIPLVDMSCIFSESTYEPTGTAEQVTCGGHELYILGEHLRVSCQTTTTSNNTTTTNRVTVLSTDPRVLPNRSPVVDMSCISSESTYEPTGTAEQVTSGGHELYILGEHLRVSCQTTTTSNNTTTTNLCNYAVLSTDPRVLPNRSPLVDMSCISSESTYEPTGTAEQVTSGGHELYILGEHLRVSCQTTTTSNNTTTTNRVTVLFCLQTHGPTGTAEQVTSGRHELYILGEPTGTAEQVTSGRHELYILGEYLRVSCQTTTTSNNTTTTNCVTMLCCLQTHGPTGTAEQVTSGGHELYILGEHLRVSCQTPTTPNNTTTTNRVTVLSTDHGPSGTAEQVTCGGHELYILGEHLRVSCQTTTTSNNTLQLTVTCSVYRPTGTAEQVTSGGHELPTGTAEQVTCGGHELYILGEHLRVSCQTTTTSNNTTTTNRVTVLSTDPRVLPNRSPVVDMSCISSESTYESAVPTGTAEQVTSGRHELYILGEHLRVSCQTTTTSNNTTTTNRVNCAVYRPTGTAEQVTSGGHELYILGEHLRVSCQTTTTSNNTTTTNSNTVLSTDPRVLPNRSPLVDMSYPRVLPNRSPLVDMSCISSENPRVLPIRSPLVDMSCISSEQYLRVSCQTTTTSNNTTTTNRVTVLSTDLRVLPNRSPLVDMSYPRVLPNRSPLSCISSERLTSQLYILGTYDSCQTYEPTGTAEQVTSGGHELYILGEHLRVTCQTPTTPNNTTTTKRVTVLSTDPRVLPNRSPLVDMSYPRVLPNRSPLVDMSCISSESTYESAAKLLQALNNTTTTNRVTVLSTDPRVLPNRSPLVDMSCISSENPRVLPNRSPLVDMSCISSESTYESAAKLLYLSVRWARSIPSFQQLCSRDQGILLEDAWSALFILSAAQWFLPIDEGLLVQGCAAPPSRHPQLEEDARKLKDIITKFSALRVDHTEYACLKALVLFKSEKRGLREPFHVELLQDQTHVMLHEYCSVQHKARFGKLLLSLLLVSSVSRQSLQELFFQRALGNVPVERLLKDINLPSFI; the protein is encoded by the exons ACCCACGGGTACTGCCGAACAGGTCACCTCTGGTAGACATGAGCTGTATATCCTCGGAGAGCACTTACGAGTCAGCTGCCAAACTACTACAACATCCAATAATACGACTACAACTAACTGT ACCCACGGGTACTGCCGAACAGGTCACCTCTGGTGGACATGAGCTGTATATCCTCGGAGAGCACTTACGAGTCAGCTGCCAAACTACTACAACATCCAATAATACGACTACAACTAACTGTGTAACTATGCTGTGCTGTCTACAGACCCACGG ACCCACGGGTACTGCCGAACAGGTCACCTCTGGTGGACATGAGCTGTATATCCTCGGAGAGCACTTACGAGTCAGCTGCCAAACTACTACAACATCCAACAATACGACTACAACTAACTGTGTAACTATGCTGTGCTGTCTACAGACCCACGG ACCCACGGGTACTGCCGAACAGGTCACCTCTGGTGGACATGAGCTGTATATCCTCGGAGAGCACTTACGAGTCAGCTGCCAAACTACTACAACATCCAACAATACGACTACAACTAACTGTGTAACTGTGCTGTCTACAGACCCACGGGTACTGCCGAACAGGTCACCTCTGGTGGACATGAGCTGTATATCCTCGGAGAGCACTTACGA ACCCACGGGTACTGCCGAACAGGTCACCTCTGGTGGACATGAGCTGTATATCCTCGGAGAGCACTTACGAGTCAGCTGCCAAACTACTACAACATCCAATAATACGACTACAACTAACCGTGTAACTATGCTGTGCTGTCTACAGACCACGGGTACTGCCGAACAGGTCACCTCTGGTGGACATGAGCT ACCCACGGGTACTGCCGAACAGGTCACCTCTGGTGGACATGAGCTGTATATCCTCGGAGAGCACTTACGAGTCAGCTGCCAAACTACTACAACATCCAATAATACGACTACAACTAACTGTGTAACTATGCTGTGCTGTCTACAGACCCACGG ACCCACGGGTACTGCCGAACAGGTCACCTCTGGTGGACATGAGCTGTATATCCTCGGAGAGCACTTACGAGTCAGCTGCCAAACTACTACAACATCCAATAATACGACTACAACTAACTGTGTAACTATGCTGTGCTGTCTACAGACCACGGGTACTGCCGAACAGGTCACCTCTGGTGGACATGAGCT ACCCACGGGTACTGCCGAACAGGTCACCTCTGGTGGACATGAGCTGTATATCCTCGGAGAGCACTTACGAGTCAGCTGCCAAACTACTACAACATCCAATACTACGACTACAACTAACTGTGTAACTATGCTGTGCTGTCTACAGACCCACGGGTACTGCCGAACAGGTTCACCTCTGGTGGACATGAGCTGTATATCCTCGGAGAGCACTTACGA ACCACGGGTACTGCCGAACAGGATACCTCTGGTGGACATGAGCTGTATATTCTCGGAGAGCACTTACGAGTCAGCTGCCAAACTACTACAACATCCAACAATACGACTACAACTAACAGTAACCTGTTCTGTCTACAGACCCACGGGTACTGCCGAACAGGTCACCTCTGGTGGACATGAGCT ACCCACGGGTACTGCCGAACAGGTCACCTCTGGTGGACATGAGCTGTATATCCTCGGAGAGCACTTACGAGTCAGCTGCCAAACTACTACAACATCCAACAATACGACTACAACTAACCGTGTAACTGTGCTGTCTACAGACCCTCGGGTACTGCCGAACAGGTCACCTCTGGTGGACATGAGCTGTATATCCTCGGAGAGCACTTACGC ACCCACGGGTACTGCCGAACAGGTCACCTCTGGTAGACATGAGCTGTATATCCTCGGAGA ACCCACGGGTACTGCCGAACAGGTCACCTCTGGTAGACATGAGCTGTATATCCTCGGAGAGCACTTACGAGTCAGCTGCCAAACTACTACAACATCCAATAATACGACTACAACTAACCGTGTAACTATGCTGTGCTGTCTACAGACCCACGG ACCCACGGGTACTGCCGAACAGGTCACCTCTGGTGGACATGAGCTGTATATCCTCGAAGAGCACTTACGAGTCAGCTGCCAAACTACTACAACATCCAATAATACGACTACAACTAACTGTGTAACTATGCTGTGCTGTCTACAGACCCACGG ACCCACGGGTACTGCCGAACAGGTCACCTCTGGTGGACATGAGCTGTATATCCTCGGAGAGCACTTACGTGTCAGCTGCCAAACTACTACAGCTTTGAATACTACGACTACAACTAACCGTGTAACTGTGCTGTCTACAGACCAACGGGTACTGCCGAACAGGATACCTCTGGTGGACATGAGCTGTATATTCTCGGAGAGCACTTACGA ACCCACGGGTACTGCCGAACAGGTCACCTGTGGTGGACATGAGCTGTATATCCTCGGAGAGCACTTACGAGTCAGCTGCCAAACTACTACAACATCCAACAATACGACTACAACTAACCGTGTAACTGTGCTGTCTACAGACCCACGGGTACTGCCGAACAGGTCACCTGTGGTGGACATGAGCTGTATATCCTCGGAGAGCACTTACGA ACCCACGGGTACTGCCGAACAGGTCACCTCTGGTGGACATGAGCTGTATATCCTCGGAGAGCACTTACGAGTCAGCTGCCAAACTACTACAACATCCAATAATACGACTACAACTAACCTGTGTAACTATGCTGTGCTGTCTACAGACCCACGGGTACTGCCGAACAGGTCACCTCTGGTGGACATGAGCTGTATATCCTCGGAGAGCACTTACGA ACCCACGGGTACTGCCGAACAGGTCACCTCTGGTGGACATGAGCTGTATATCCTCGGAGAGCACTTACGAGTCAGCTGCCAAACTACTACAACATCCAACAATACGACTACAACTAACCGTGTAACTGTGCTGTTCTGTCTACAGACCCACGG ACCCACGGGTACTGCCGAACAGGTCACCTCTGGTAGACATGAGCTGTATATCCTCGGAGA ACCCACGGGTACTGCCGAACAGGTCACCTCTGGTAGACATGAGCTGTATATCCTCGGAGAGTACTTACGAGTCAGCTGCCAAACTACTACAACATCCAATAATACGACTACAACTAACTGTGTAACTATGCTGTGCTGTCTACAGACCCACGG ACCCACGGGTACTGCCGAACAGGTCACCTCTGGTGGACATGAGCTGTATATCCTCGGAGAGCACTTACGAGTCAGCTGCCAAACTCCTACAACACCCAACAATACGACTACAACTAATCGTGTAACTGTACTGTCTACAGACCACGG ACCCTCGGGTACTGCCGAACAGGTCACCTGTGGTGGACATGAGCTGTATATCCTCGGAGAGCACTTACGCGTCAGCTGCCAAACTACTACAACATCCAACAATACGCTACAACTAACAGTAACATGTTCTGTCTACAGACCCACGGGTACTGCCGAACAGGTCACCTCTGGTGGACATGAGCT ACCCACGGGTACTGCCGAACAGGTCACCTGTGGTGGACATGAGCTGTATATCCTCGGAGAGCACTTACGAGTCAGCTGCCAAACTACTACAACATCCAACAATACGACTACAACTAACCGTGTAACTGTGCTGTCTACAGACCCACGGGTACTGCCGAACAGGTCACCTGTGGTGGACATGAGCTGTATATCCTCGGAGAGCACTTACGAGTCAGCTGT ACCCACGGGTACTGCCGAACAGGTCACCTCTGGTAGACATGAGCTGTATATCCTCGGAGAGCACTTACGAGTCAGCTGCCAAACTACTACAACATCCAACAATACGACTACAACTAACCGTGTAAACTGTGCTGTCTACAGACCCACGGGTACTGCCGAACAGGTCACCTCTGGTGGACATGAGCTGTATATCCTCGGAGAGCACTTACGAGTCAGCTGCCAAACTACTACAACATCCAACAATACGACTACAACTAACAGTAACACTGTTCTGTCTACAGACCCACGGGTACTGCCGAACAGGTCACCTCTGGTGGACATGAGCT ACCCACGGGTACTGCCGAACAGGTCACCTCTGGTAGACATGAGCTGTATATCCTCGGAGA ACCCACGGGTACTGCCGATTAGGTCACCTCTGGTAGACATGAGCTGTATATCCTCGGAGCAGTACTTACGAGTCAGCTGCCAAACTACTACAACATCCAACAATACGACTACAACTAACCGTGTAACTGTGCTGTCTACAGACCTACGGGTACTGCCGAACAGGTCACCTCTGGTGGACATGAGCT ACCCACGGGTACTGCCGAACAGGTCACCTCTGAGCTGTATATCCTCGGAGAGACTTACGAGTCAGCTGTATATCCTCGGCACTTACGACAGCTGCCAAACTTACGA ACCCACGGGTACTGCCGAACAGGTCACCTCTGGTGGACATGAGCTGTATATCCTCGGAGAGCACTTACGAGTCACCTGCCAAACTCCTACAACACCCAACAATACGACTACAACTAAACGTGTAACTGTACTGTCTACAGACCCACGGGTACTGCCGAACAGGTCACCTCTGGTGGACATGAGCT ACCCACGGGTACTGCCGAACAGGTCACCTCTGGTGGACATGAGCTGTATATCCTCGGAGAGCACTTACGAGTCAGCTGCTAAACTACTACAAGCTTTGAACAATACGACTACAACTAACCGTGTAACTGTGCTGTCTACAGACCCACGGGTACTGCCGAACAGGTCACCTCTGGTAGACATGAGCTGTATATCCTCGGAGA ACCCACGGGTACTGCCGAACAGGTCACCTCTGGTAGACATGAGCTGTATATCCTCGGAGAGCACTTACGAGTCAGCTGCCAAACTACTCTACCTCTCCGTACGCTGGGCCCGCAGCATACCTTCTTTCCAACAG CTCTGTTCCAGGGACCAAGGCATCCTGCTTGAAGATGCTTGGAGTGCTTTGTTCATACTGAGTGCTGCCCAGTGGTTCCTTCCCATCGATGAAG GGTTGCTGGTCCAGGGTTGTGCAGCCCCTCCGTCCAGACACCCACAGTTGGAGGAAGATGCCCGAAAGTTGAAAGACATCATTACCAAGTTCTCAGCGCTTAGGGTAGATCATACAGAATATGCTTGCCTTAAAgcacttgttttgtttaaatcag AGAAAAGAGGTCTTAGAGAACCCTTCCATGTAGAGTTGCTGCAGGATCAAACACACGTTATGCTGCATGAATACTGCAGTGTCCAGCACAAGGCAAG GTTTGGTAAACTTCTCCTTTCCCTCCTGTTGGTCAGCAGTGTCAGCAGACAGAGCCTCCAGGAATTGTTCTTCCAACGAGCTCTCGGAAATGTTCCCGTCGAGAGGTTACTGAAGGACATCAACCTCCCATCATTTATCTAG